aagcgtctttattttaaagtgaacaagaacagttcggtccgcgttcacagagaggcggagagacctcgagagagtccaaaacaagtccgcaaggaaaactaatagtcaagccacagaagtcagggtttggcgatgaggccgaaaacactccgccgctggcagacgggagttctgtccttaaatctaacgggagattgaagagagaccgcaggtgcgtgtgtctgcggggccagctgtggctgatgagcggctcctccacgccccctgcaggtagacaccagcaacaacggtcccagaaactgggaacccaacaaacgagtttttaaaagtattcctttcagactaagcaggaagactgaagaccgacaaggtgagtaaacgaagagcattattgaaaagaattgacagttgtgtttggagataaaatcaagatttgaatcaactagacgttatatttagttttagcacaaaacatcattatacattataaatgaatcggtcttatttaactttcttatagtctggctttagttatagttgaatagtctttctaagtgaagtttagtttatgtttctgctctttgctactgatcctaaaagaactttaaaccctcccagaatgctttaatggtagtaatatatacgccataaagctgttgattaggttttaaaagtgaaagtattctcttcagacgaagcaggaagagcgacatttttgtgacaggtgaaaagctctgagagttattagagttgttcaacagtccaggttacagctggatattttgttattacctgtcaaacaacatctaattgTGTGCAAATTAACATCTCTCAGctggaccaatttaagacaataaactttcaaaataactaaataaataaatccacacaggatcacaggacaccaacaggatttttggttcatgttgcaggttttctcacagtggtttattgttctatgttgtggaaccactgtgaaagaaatgcaggagtgggtgtcatttctttcatctattttaaatagagcagtgatcttggAGAACTTGGATtctagaaataattgaagaggggaacaaaggagggaagttaaaaagtcctgactagtatgtttatgtagcaccaaataatttattggctgagctgaagacagtcctttcaccatgttggcctgtggaaaaccagtgttgtcgggccgatggaccagcgtccccgtcgttgccggaccaccgttggccaccagttgggttttgggatcaaagtgggggcgtttcctgtatccggttctcctcacggatccatgactacaacatgttgctgcaagtgcagagacgtttgctctggaaagaactttagagcacattcagtgctgcaggatgaggggctggaaaaggtgccagttcttttctcactgcagggaacagttaaaaaaagcagcttaaactctgaaaacatgaaaattatacagagacatcattgatttattgattcagttgttagccagaatgtattagaaatgttcctgtttgataaaaatgcagtgaattgggattatttaactacaacctctacagattatttacttcatcacagtctcatgatatttctgatgtttcctcaggatggacgaggacagagcagagtccacagtgcccagctgtgagtccctgaagagtgaccggtccataGGTAGAATAATAggcttcagaagttcagagaaaatgtaagaaaactaaagcgtgatgatgtgtttgtgtgccagctgttagtcacattaacagcagcaggttgtgagtttattattggagatgtttaacacttaaacctcagacagtcatatagttacagacttaatgtgaatattgttgattagaaacaagaatcatgtttaaaactgaaagatgaattcagacataaatgctggaacaatattgagtcttgatcaggttctttcatcctataaatcaaaggactaatagagatgtgtttcatagtgagaggggggagcacatcctatcaaactgggaccagtcagctccaccaggagagtcctcttgttcacaatctggaagcagatctggagatgctgaaatgaagcccaaacaaagtaaaactgttcaatataaaattgaacttgtgatgtcatgaatttgtagttgtgttgatgatttattatagatggaaatcattggtttacttatgttcaggaagtgatctgcaggaggtgatagaaggtcataagatcagtctgaagagaagatgtgaacatgtgactgaaggaactaatgaagcaggaagtggaaccctgctgaacaagatctacactgagctctacatcactgagggacaaagtgaggaggtggacacacaacatgaggtgagacagcttgagagaatctccaagaagaacatccaggacactccaatcaagtgccaggacatcttcaaagtcttatctgagcaacagagacacatcagagtggttctgaccaacggtgtcgccggcgttggaaaaaccttctcagtgcagaagttcagtctggactgggcagaaggtttggagaaccaagacatcagtctggtgcttccactctcatggagggagctgaacttgatcagagatgagcagcacagtcttctctcactgcttcatgttttccatccaacattacagaagatcagagcagaagatctgactgtctggaaacttctgttcatctttgatggcctggatgaaagcagattttcactgggtttcaacaagcatcggctcatctctgatgtcacacaagtatcgtcagttgaggtgctcctggtgaacctcatccaggggaacctgcttccctcagctctcatctggatcacctccagacctgcagcagcctatcagattcctccctcgtgtgttggcaggatcacagaagtacgaggcttcactgactcccagaaggaggagtacttcaggaggaggttcagtgatgaagatctgtccaagagaatcatctcacacatcaaggcctccaggagcctccacatcatgtgtctgatcccagttttctgctggatcactgctatagttctggaggacatgatgaccagagaccagagaggagagctgcccaaaaccctgactgacctctactcacacttcctgagggttcagataaagaggaagaagcagaagtatggaggaaagcagagaccagaggaactgactgaggctgataaagaactccttctgaagttgggtcggctggcgtttaaacatctgaagaaaggaaacatcatgttctactcaaaagacctgaagcgatgtggactggacgtctccgaggtgtcggtgtactcaggagtttgtacagagatcttcaaaagagagagtgtgatcttccagaaatcagtctactgctttgttcatctgagcattcaggagtttctggctgccgtctacatgttccactgttacaccaggaaagacacagcggttataaatcagttcctaaaatattctaaatcaAACCCCTTTTTccggtttgctgggttgttaaataacgatccagtcataTCTCTAgatgacttcctcatgagagcactaatgaaatctcttgaaagtgaaaatggccacctggacttgtttgttcgcttccttcatggtctctctctggagtccaatcagaggatcttgggtggactgttggatcagatggagaaccacccagaaaccatccagaaggtcctcaacaacctgaaggaggtgaacagtgatgaaatctccccagacagaagcatcaacatcttccactgtctgatggagatgaaggatcagtcagtccatcaggagatccaagagttcctgaagtcagagaagaaatcagagagggaactgtcagtgttccactgttcagctctggcctacctgctgcagatgtcagaggaggttctggatgagctggacctgcagcagtacaacacctcagtggagggacgacgtcgcctgattccagctgtgaggaactgcaggaaggccgtgtaagtaaagatttttggggccggacatcggcgtttaaatcaagcgagtcgatcatgtcaggtagcaataccccctccagtggtcattccttcaattctttatctccattgcagcgtccataaattaaaacaaaaaacaattcattcagaaatgttcaacactggctggatataagttcaaagttcaatccagacaaaccaacataaggcaggaataataggagccacaagttaactgactatcatgaaattactgtcatgtaattaaataacttttgtttgtttgtatacatcgtattcaaacgacagaaaaacacattttaactaatgacacgtgactattttgcttcatttgttcaacgtaaaaacagccggcctcgttggtttaaatgggtgttttacgtctttgtggcggttccgtttggagcctttatgtgacccacaaagttgtttgaccctttccacacccgttaggtggcaacttcatcaccagcaaaaaaaggtgcagtgaaaatgatttgaaggaaaacaggcagatgtaacagaagctgagggcaatcgatgcaaccagagactctgatgtcatcgatcggatcgctgaattaagacttgacgcacgatcgtacaaattggatgaaatgcaaaatatccaaagagctgataaatagataaaaagattcacgtttctttaaaccatttgctacaatcattttaaatattgagtaattatgagctgttctaaaataagacaaatgttaagaataattcagttgcatttcagatctgatggtcgttcaaactgttgctctacggtgttgaatttagcttttccaggaaatgagctacatttgtgttgaggtagattctcagataagttgattagaaatcccaaagtttgactcactatttttgtttcatacacaacagactgtctgatagttttctttcaaagagtcattgggaagttgtggcctcagcaatgacgtcaaacccttctcatctacgggagctgagcttaagcaagaacaaaagcctggCAGATgccgtaaagttactgtcttctgcaatgatgcatccaaactgcagactggagacgctcaggtcaggaggcctctgttggtcttttctaaatttctttacattttctgcttttctcttcactttcagatttagaaatgtgtttttatttgccccatttattggttttccaggctgtggtgctgcaggttatcagagatcagctgtgactctctggcctcggcgctgaggtccaatccctcccatctgagggttctggagctgactgagaccaagctgaaggatccaggagtgaagctgctctgtggttttctccaggatcctctctgtgagctggagactctcaggtcagctttcttttatcttcgacataacaactaaacaataaaaggcttcaagataaactccattgacttttggagaagagaagtgtagtatgaatttaaatgagccattgaaagtcaattttatagatactttttaactatgttgttgctgtaatatcccagtttatcagtggggggggcagagctctcctgactccaagggccctgattaaataatgaaataaaatgaaataatgattttgagcaagtgtaatatgacttttcctccaataagagatcatttcttgccatgattccttatccagactgagtggctgcagtttatcagagatcagctgtgactctctgacctcggcgctgaggtccaatccctcccatctgagggttctggagctgagctacaaccagctaaaggatccagcagtgaagcagctctgtggttttctccaggatcctctctgtaagctggagactctcaggtatgcagtaaattaaatactgaaatgaaaaagactgaaagctgatctggtttatggtggcagaaggaactgcCGGCTTTTATGAACCAACACTAAATGATTACTGTATgtgcaagaactgtaaaatggcatcttttatctgtcattcagattaaagtactgcaggttatcagagatcagctgtgactctctggcctcggcgctgaggtccaatccctcccatctgagggttctggagctgagtgggaaccagctgaaggatccaggagtgaagctgctctgtggttttctccaggatcctctctgtaagctggagactctcaggtcagtcagagatgatccagtactttcccaggtgtaactagttagacaataactgtttacatgtttgatctttgttataaacgtagtgttacagttctcggaaaaaagaccacacaggatagatttgcagtattaaattggttgtggaaatctgccccatgtgaggatggtcatcaatgactagaaaggaagtatcagttgtagatttgtcttgttttattttaggctggccacaaaaccgcccaaacattcagacaaatcaaaaatggttcttcctgtcttttaaagatcagaaggaaaactagacaaccccaaaagaaagctgctgcagtgtgccatgccccttctctactgagaaatcccatccaaaaaagagaaaagtccaagtgtgaagtgagcaccctgttaaaccttggtaccgaaagcctgcaatcgttctcatcttaggtggcttcattccagccagaagcccaaacctgcctccctcttaaaggggcagcaggtcagtccaaccacagaaaccaatGTTtgctggcagcattgagcttgcagtggggcaatcaaacacactgtggggtggctctctttccttttctcacctggagaacaagtgacaccagctgtcaatcattgcTGGAGAactgtgcagtcaggggaactctgcgtccagactatagccacccttccagcatccagcagtgtctaaaacctttgatttggtttcaccagagagtggagggattgcagggtcgctgcagcatcgcccacaagctatcaggagtgggtcgctttgtcccaactcctgacaagagttgagtgctattgagaaatgtggtctcacaaacttggaaggtattttgacctacacactttacatacggtgtagatcttgtccaaccgccctgaaagaacccaaaatatgaacatacggcagataagccggtgcaggaccagaggtttgttgcttgtaagctgtgttttgctctggtacatgttgatttttatttgtcttctctcaaaataattgttattttagactaagtggctgcagtttatccaagaccagctgtgattctgtggcctcagctctgaagtccaacctctcccatctgagggttctggacctgagcttcaacacgttgcaggattcaggagtgaagcggctctgttctggactggagagtccaaactgtaaactggagaggctcaggtcagtcttcatttttctacctatataccagctgctaagatggtgaagtgaggctgttctcaatactgctgtgatgcaccacattaaaaaaattccttgtaatatcgtgaattcaggtctgacccaactaaaaactaacgtaggtttagtactgacgcagataacatgcagacctgcaccgtataaccttatcctgcattttttagattgattgactgcaggttatcaaagatcagctgtgactctctggcctcggcgctgaggtccaatccctcccatctcagagaactggacctgagtcagaaccagctgcaggattcaggagtgaagctgctgtctgatctcgtagagaatccacactatgggctggagacattgagacagtagctggttgaagccagtcaactcccgctcatctgctgcatcactcactgaccactggtgaagagcatctgtggaaacatctgccgtctactccgtccatagatgaaaaattcagtttttaaaaagcggtgttggactttcaggagatcagtcgatggtcgacaaagcagaagcagcttcgcc
This genomic stretch from Takifugu flavidus isolate HTHZ2018 unplaced genomic scaffold, ASM371156v2 ctg526, whole genome shotgun sequence harbors:
- the LOC130520782 gene encoding NACHT, LRR and PYD domains-containing protein 12-like isoform X11; amino-acid sequence: MDEDRAESTVPSCESLKSDRSIGRIIGFRSSEKIERGEHILSNWDQSAPPGESSCSQSGSRSGDAEMKPKQRSDLQEVIEGHKISLKRRCEHVTEGTNEAGSGTLLNKIYTELYITEGQSEEVDTQHEVRQLERISKKNIQDTPIKCQDIFKVLSEQQRHIRVVLTNGVAGVGKTFSVQKFSLDWAEGLENQDISLVLPLSWRELNLIRDEQHSLLSLLHVFHPTLQKIRAEDLTVWKLLFIFDGLDESRFSLGFNKHRLISDVTQVSSVEVLLVNLIQGNLLPSALIWITSRPAAAYQIPPSCVGRITEVRGFTDSQKEEYFRRRFSDEDLSKRIISHIKASRSLHIMCLIPVFCWITAIVLEDMMTRDQRGELPKTLTDLYSHFLRVQIKRKKQKYGGKQRPEELTEADKELLLKLGRLAFKHLKKGNIMFYSKDLKRCGLDVSEVSVYSGVCTEIFKRESVIFQKSVYCFVHLSIQEFLAAVYMFHCYTRKDTAVINQFLKYSKSNPFFRFAGLLNNDPVISLDDFLMRALMKSLESENGHLDLFVRFLHGLSLESNQRILGGLLDQMENHPETIQKVLNNLKEVNSDEISPDRSINIFHCLMEMKDQSVHQEIQEFLKSEKKSERELSVFHCSALAYLLQMSEEVLDELDLQQYNTSVEGRRRLIPAVRNCRKAVLRHCRLSELSCDSLASALRSNPSHLRVLDLTYNSLEDSGVKLLCSGLESPNCKLETLRLKDCSLSEISCDSLASALRSNPSHLRVLELSENQLKDPAVKLLCGFLQDPLCKLETLSLIDCSLSEISCDSLASALRSNPSHLRVLDLNSNSLEDSGVKLLCSGLESPNCQLETLSLIDCSLSEISCDSLASALRSNPSHLRELDLSQNQLKDPGVKLLCGFLQDPLCKLETLRLKDCSLSETSCDSLASVLRSNLSHLRVLELSENQLKDPGVKRLCSGLDSPNCKLERLSLIDCSLSEISCDSLASALRSNPSHLRVLELNSNFLEDSGVKLLCGFLHFPNCRLETLRLRDCRLSEISCDSLALALRSNPSHLRELDLRQNQLKDSGVKLLSDLVENPHYGLETLSQ
- the LOC130520782 gene encoding NACHT, LRR and PYD domains-containing protein 12-like isoform X7; its protein translation is MKPKQRSDLQEVIEGHKISLKRRCEHVTEGTNEAGSGTLLNKIYTELYITEGQSEEVDTQHEVRQLERISKKNIQDTPIKCQDIFKVLSEQQRHIRVVLTNGVAGVGKTFSVQKFSLDWAEGLENQDISLVLPLSWRELNLIRDEQHSLLSLLHVFHPTLQKIRAEDLTVWKLLFIFDGLDESRFSLGFNKHRLISDVTQVSSVEVLLVNLIQGNLLPSALIWITSRPAAAYQIPPSCVGRITEVRGFTDSQKEEYFRRRFSDEDLSKRIISHIKASRSLHIMCLIPVFCWITAIVLEDMMTRDQRGELPKTLTDLYSHFLRVQIKRKKQKYGGKQRPEELTEADKELLLKLGRLAFKHLKKGNIMFYSKDLKRCGLDVSEVSVYSGVCTEIFKRESVIFQKSVYCFVHLSIQEFLAAVYMFHCYTRKDTAVINQFLKYSKSNPFFRFAGLLNNDPVISLDDFLMRALMKSLESENGHLDLFVRFLHGLSLESNQRILGGLLDQMENHPETIQKVLNNLKEVNSDEISPDRSINIFHCLMEMKDQSVHQEIQEFLKSEKKSERELSVFHCSALAYLLQMSEEVLDELDLQQYNTSVEGRRRLIPAVRNCRKAVLSDSFLSKSHWEVVASAMTSNPSHLRELSLSKNKSLADAVKLLSSAMMHPNCRLETLRLWCCRLSEISCDSLASALRSNPSHLRVLELTETKLKDPGVKLLCGFLQDPLCELETLRLSGCSLSEISCDSLTSALRSNPSHLRVLELSYNQLKDPAVKQLCGFLQDPLCKLETLRLKYCRLSEISCDSLASALRSNPSHLRVLELSGNQLKDPGVKLLCGFLQDPLCKLETLRLKDCSLSEISCDSLASALRSNPSHLRVLELSENQLKDPAVKLLCGFLQDPLCKLETLSLIDCSLSEISCDSLASALRSNPSHLRVLDLNSNSLEDSGVKLLCSGLESPNCQLETLSLIDCSLSEISCDSLASALRSNPSHLRELDLSQNQLKDPGVKLLCGFLQDPLCKLETLRLKDCSLSETSCDSLASVLRSNLSHLRVLELSENQLKDPGVKRLCSGLDSPNCKLERLSLIDCSLSEISCDSLASALRSNPSHLRVLELNSNFLEDSGVKLLCGFLHFPNCRLETLRLRDCRLSEISCDSLALALRSNPSHLRELDLRQNQLKDSGVKLLSDLVENPHYGLETLSQ